In a single window of the Bradyrhizobium sp. ORS 285 genome:
- a CDS encoding beta-ketoacyl-ACP synthase — protein MSVRDKFGRPVVVVTGMGIVTSLGAGMSDNWTKLVAGESGIRTITRFPIDGLKTTMAGTVDFVPVAPFTSTGLSERLGHMAVEEAIAQAGIGSKGDFPGPLFLAVAPVEIEWPQRLELAHEVGGTHFTYDDLLKVCGGGKFVNYHHRFLFGSVADSLSDTFGTKGSPISLSTACASGATAIQLGVEAIRRGETDVALCAATEGSVNPEGLVRFSLLSALSTQNDPPQAASKPFSKNRDGFVMAEGAGALVLESYDAAVARGAKILGVVAGCGELTDSFHRTRSSPDGKPIIGCIRKALADAGMAPEQIDHINAHGTATPENDKMEYVGVSAVFGEHTGKIPVSSNKSMVGHTISAAGAVEAIISLLTLEHQLIPPTINYDIPDPAILFDVVGNKAREARVTAVMSNSFGFGGQNASLILTREPA, from the coding sequence ATGAGTGTACGCGACAAGTTTGGACGCCCCGTCGTGGTCGTGACGGGCATGGGCATCGTCACCTCGCTGGGTGCGGGCATGTCCGACAACTGGACCAAGCTGGTGGCCGGCGAGTCCGGCATCCGCACCATCACGCGCTTCCCCATCGACGGGCTGAAGACGACGATGGCCGGCACGGTGGACTTCGTGCCGGTGGCGCCGTTCACCTCGACCGGCCTCTCCGAGCGGCTCGGCCATATGGCCGTCGAGGAAGCGATTGCCCAGGCCGGCATCGGCTCCAAGGGCGACTTCCCGGGCCCGCTGTTTCTCGCGGTTGCCCCTGTCGAGATCGAGTGGCCGCAGCGGCTCGAGCTCGCGCATGAGGTCGGCGGCACGCACTTCACTTATGACGACCTGCTGAAGGTCTGCGGCGGCGGCAAGTTCGTCAACTACCACCACCGCTTCCTGTTCGGCTCCGTGGCGGATTCGCTGTCGGATACGTTCGGCACCAAGGGCTCGCCGATCTCGTTGTCGACCGCCTGCGCGTCCGGCGCCACCGCGATCCAGCTCGGTGTTGAGGCCATCAGGCGCGGCGAAACCGATGTGGCGCTGTGCGCTGCCACCGAAGGCTCGGTCAATCCGGAAGGCTTGGTCCGCTTCTCGCTGCTGTCGGCGCTGTCGACGCAGAACGATCCGCCGCAGGCCGCCTCCAAGCCGTTCTCCAAGAACCGCGACGGCTTCGTCATGGCCGAAGGCGCCGGCGCGCTGGTGCTGGAGAGCTATGATGCGGCCGTGGCGCGGGGCGCCAAGATTCTCGGCGTCGTCGCCGGCTGCGGCGAGCTGACCGACTCGTTCCATCGAACCCGCTCCTCGCCGGACGGCAAGCCGATCATCGGCTGCATCCGCAAGGCGTTGGCCGATGCCGGCATGGCGCCGGAGCAGATCGATCACATCAACGCCCACGGCACCGCGACGCCCGAGAACGACAAGATGGAGTATGTCGGCGTCTCCGCCGTGTTCGGCGAGCACACCGGCAAGATTCCGGTGTCGTCCAACAAGTCGATGGTCGGCCACACCATCTCGGCGGCCGGCGCGGTCGAGGCGATCATCTCCCTGCTCACCCTCGAGCATCAGCTGATCCCGCCGACCATCAACTACGACATTCCGGATCCCGCGATCCTGTTCGACGTCGTCGGCAACAAGGCCCGCGAGGCGCGCGTCACCGCCGTGATGTCGAACTCGTTCGGCTTCGGCGGTCAGAACGCCTCGTTGATCCTGACCCGCGAACCGGCCTGA
- a CDS encoding lipid A biosynthesis lauroyl acyltransferase, which yields MSVIPLRTKLVIRQKVKSLGSSAVGALTVGMLKTTRYFDPQKTADRFARIAQWIGPRLREQRIGRDNLTKAFPEKSPEEIERILAGVWDNLGRVGAEFAHLDKIWDYDEEHPERSRIELTPRTHELFHQLRLDGKPALIFASHLANWEMPALAAVAHKLDTAILYRRPNIAAADRIIQEMRQVKMGTLIPAGRDAPLRLGQALKNGQHVAMLVDQYLTGGVEVTFFGRKTRANPMLARLLRQVECPVHGVRIIRLPGNRFQAELSEEVKPVRDANGQIDIQGMTQAVTNVVEGWVREYPEQWLWLHRRWR from the coding sequence ATGAGTGTCATTCCCCTCCGGACCAAGCTCGTCATTCGCCAGAAGGTGAAATCGCTCGGGTCCTCGGCCGTCGGTGCGCTGACGGTCGGCATGCTCAAGACCACGCGCTATTTCGACCCGCAGAAGACGGCCGACCGCTTCGCGCGCATCGCGCAGTGGATCGGCCCACGCTTGCGCGAGCAGCGCATCGGCCGCGACAATCTCACCAAGGCCTTCCCGGAGAAATCGCCCGAGGAGATCGAGCGGATTCTTGCGGGCGTCTGGGACAATCTCGGCCGCGTCGGCGCCGAGTTCGCCCATCTCGACAAGATCTGGGACTATGACGAGGAGCATCCCGAGCGCAGCCGCATCGAGCTGACGCCGCGGACGCACGAGCTGTTTCATCAGCTTCGCCTCGACGGCAAGCCGGCGCTGATCTTCGCGAGCCATCTCGCCAATTGGGAGATGCCGGCGCTCGCCGCGGTCGCCCACAAGCTCGATACCGCGATCCTCTACCGCCGTCCCAATATCGCCGCCGCCGACCGCATCATTCAGGAGATGCGCCAGGTCAAGATGGGCACGCTGATCCCGGCCGGCCGCGACGCGCCGCTGCGGCTGGGCCAGGCGCTGAAGAACGGCCAGCACGTCGCGATGCTGGTCGATCAGTACCTCACCGGCGGTGTCGAGGTGACGTTCTTCGGCCGCAAGACCCGCGCCAACCCCATGCTGGCGCGCCTGCTGCGCCAGGTCGAATGTCCCGTGCACGGCGTGCGCATCATCCGCCTCCCCGGCAACCGCTTTCAGGCCGAGCTGTCGGAAGAAGTGAAGCCGGTGCGCGATGCGAATGGACAGATCGACATCCAGGGCATGACGCAGGCCGTGACGAACGTGGTCGAAGGCTGGGTGCGCGAATATCCGGAGCAATGGCTCTGGCTTCACCGGCGCTGGCGGTAA
- a CDS encoding VOC family protein: MFSHIMIGTNDLDKAKAFYDKLLGTLGVRPAKVDGHRIFYITPTGIFSVSKPINGQPATPANGGTIGYACSSTEQVDAWHAAGLEAGGTTCEDPPGVRQGSTGKLYLAYLRDLDGNKLCAMHRLA, from the coding sequence ATGTTTTCGCACATCATGATCGGCACCAACGACCTCGACAAGGCCAAGGCCTTCTACGACAAGCTGCTCGGCACGCTCGGCGTACGCCCGGCCAAGGTCGACGGCCACCGCATCTTCTACATCACCCCGACCGGCATCTTCTCGGTCTCCAAGCCGATCAACGGCCAGCCCGCCACACCGGCCAATGGCGGCACGATCGGCTATGCCTGCAGTTCGACCGAACAAGTCGACGCCTGGCATGCGGCGGGCCTCGAAGCCGGCGGCACCACCTGCGAGGACCCGCCTGGCGTTCGCCAGGGCTCGACCGGCAAGCTGTACCTCGCCTATTTGCGCGATCTCGACGGCAACAAGCTGTGTGCCATGCACCGGCTGGCGTGA
- a CDS encoding DUF5615 family PIN-like protein has translation MRFLANENFPAAAVRAIEAAGHDITWVSLISPGATDRSVLSQAILEERILLTFDKDFGELARSSSLPLACGLILLRVPMPPPQVAGKRIADLILSRDDWVGHFSVIEPGRVRMRPLAN, from the coding sequence ATGCGCTTTCTGGCAAACGAAAACTTTCCTGCTGCAGCGGTAAGAGCAATCGAGGCCGCAGGACATGATATTACTTGGGTGAGCCTCATCTCGCCTGGAGCGACCGACAGGAGCGTACTGTCGCAAGCCATTCTGGAAGAGCGGATACTTCTGACCTTCGATAAGGATTTCGGCGAGCTGGCAAGAAGCTCCTCGCTGCCCCTCGCCTGCGGCCTGATTCTGCTGCGTGTTCCTATGCCGCCACCGCAAGTTGCTGGCAAGCGCATCGCCGATTTGATTCTCTCACGGGACGACTGGGTGGGCCACTTCTCGGTCATCGAGCCTGGTCGCGTTCGCATGCGACCGCTTGCAAACTGA
- a CDS encoding DUF433 domain-containing protein, producing MSEHPRIALSPDVLSGKPVVRGTRLSVEFLIGLMADGWGEADILANYPGLSHDDVIACLAYARDIVGTERVFPSAA from the coding sequence ATGTCCGAGCACCCACGTATCGCCCTTTCTCCCGACGTGCTGTCTGGCAAGCCGGTCGTTCGTGGTACGCGTCTTTCGGTTGAGTTCCTGATCGGCTTGATGGCCGACGGGTGGGGAGAGGCGGACATTCTCGCCAATTATCCCGGCCTTTCCCACGATGACGTCATCGCATGTCTCGCATATGCCCGAGACATTGTGGGGACCGAGAGGGTCTTTCCGAGCGCAGCCTAG
- a CDS encoding polyamine ABC transporter substrate-binding protein — protein MTRGCIRSALALAAALLALSVSAGRAEDRVVNFYNWSNYMAPGVLEDFTKETGIKVVYDTFDANETLETRLLAGKSGYDVVVPTAYFLQRQIKAKIFQPLDKSKLPNLANAWPVVTERLAIYDPGNQFAANYMWGTTGIGYNVKTIEKIFGAGARIDSWDMVFKPENLAKFKDCGVHMLDSADDIFPAALNYLGLDPNSTKQADLEKAADVVGKVASSVRKFHSSEYLSALATGEICLVVGWSGDIMQARSRAEEAKNGIEIGYAIPKEGAQMFFDNLAIPADAQHVPEAYALINYLYRPEVAAKNSDFLSYANGNLASQKLIDPKILGDKNIYPDDATLKKLFVITAREPATQRVINRLWTKVKTGR, from the coding sequence ATGACGCGCGGCTGCATTCGTTCGGCTCTGGCGCTGGCCGCGGCATTGCTGGCGCTTTCGGTGTCGGCTGGCCGGGCCGAAGACCGCGTGGTGAACTTCTACAACTGGTCGAACTACATGGCGCCCGGGGTCCTTGAGGATTTCACCAAGGAGACCGGCATCAAGGTGGTCTACGACACCTTCGATGCCAACGAGACGCTGGAGACGCGGCTGCTCGCCGGCAAGTCCGGCTACGATGTCGTGGTGCCCACGGCGTATTTCCTGCAGCGCCAGATCAAGGCCAAGATTTTCCAGCCGCTCGACAAATCCAAGCTACCGAACCTCGCCAATGCCTGGCCGGTCGTCACCGAGCGCCTCGCGATCTACGATCCCGGCAACCAGTTCGCCGCCAACTACATGTGGGGCACGACCGGGATCGGCTACAACGTCAAGACGATCGAGAAGATCTTCGGTGCGGGCGCGCGGATCGACAGCTGGGACATGGTGTTCAAGCCGGAGAACCTCGCCAAGTTCAAGGATTGCGGCGTCCACATGCTGGATTCCGCCGACGACATCTTTCCGGCGGCGCTGAACTATCTCGGCCTCGATCCCAACTCGACCAAGCAGGCCGACCTCGAGAAGGCTGCCGATGTGGTCGGTAAGGTCGCATCCTCCGTGCGCAAGTTTCATTCGTCCGAATATCTGAGCGCGCTCGCCACCGGCGAGATCTGCCTCGTCGTCGGCTGGTCCGGCGACATCATGCAGGCGCGGAGCCGCGCCGAGGAGGCCAAGAACGGCATCGAGATCGGCTACGCGATCCCGAAGGAGGGCGCGCAGATGTTCTTCGATAATTTGGCCATTCCCGCCGACGCCCAGCACGTGCCCGAGGCGTATGCGCTGATCAACTATCTCTATCGTCCCGAGGTGGCGGCGAAGAACTCGGACTTCCTGTCCTATGCCAACGGCAATCTGGCGAGCCAAAAGCTGATCGATCCGAAGATTCTCGGCGATAAGAACATCTATCCCGATGACGCGACCCTGAAGAAGCTGTTCGTCATCACCGCCCGCGAGCCGGCGACGCAGCGCGTGATCAACCGGCTCTGGACCAAGGTGAAGACGGGGCGGTGA
- a CDS encoding aminotransferase encodes MISQNKVFADLPVTIFEQMSQLARDNNAINLGQGFPDDPGPEDIRRAAADAVLNGYNQYPSMMGLPELRQAIAAHYKHWHKLDLDPMSEVMVTSGGTEALTSAILSVVEPGDEVICFQPVYDSYLPIIRQAGGVPKLLRLEPPHWRLSEEMLRSAFSPKTKAVLFNNPLNPAAVVYPREDLELLARFCQEFDAVAICDEVWEHVVFDGREHIPLITIPGMRDRTIKVGSAGKIFSLTGWKIGFVCASPQLLRVAAKVHQFLTFTTAPNLQMAVAYGLGKSDDYFVNMRAELSRSRDRLTAGLESLGFPVLKAQGTYFLTVDLSPLGLNETDEQFCRRIVHDYKVAAIPVSAFYEKDAVTSVVRFCFAKKDATLDTALERLSDAIHRR; translated from the coding sequence ATGATCTCGCAGAACAAGGTCTTCGCCGATCTGCCCGTCACCATTTTCGAGCAGATGTCGCAGCTCGCGCGCGACAACAACGCCATCAATCTGGGGCAGGGTTTTCCCGACGATCCCGGTCCGGAGGACATCCGCCGCGCCGCTGCGGACGCGGTCCTGAACGGCTACAACCAGTACCCCTCGATGATGGGCCTGCCGGAGCTGCGCCAGGCGATCGCCGCGCACTACAAGCATTGGCACAAGCTCGATCTCGACCCGATGAGCGAGGTGATGGTCACCTCCGGCGGCACCGAGGCGCTGACCTCGGCGATCCTGTCGGTCGTCGAGCCGGGCGACGAAGTGATCTGCTTCCAGCCGGTCTATGATTCCTATCTGCCGATCATCCGCCAGGCCGGCGGCGTTCCAAAACTGCTGCGGCTGGAGCCGCCGCATTGGCGGCTGTCCGAGGAGATGCTGCGCTCCGCATTCTCGCCGAAGACCAAGGCGGTGCTGTTCAACAACCCGCTGAACCCGGCCGCCGTGGTCTATCCGCGCGAGGACCTCGAACTGCTGGCCCGGTTCTGCCAGGAGTTCGATGCGGTCGCGATCTGCGACGAGGTGTGGGAGCACGTGGTGTTCGACGGCCGCGAGCACATCCCGCTGATCACCATCCCCGGCATGCGCGACCGCACCATCAAGGTTGGCTCCGCCGGCAAGATCTTCTCGCTCACAGGGTGGAAGATCGGCTTCGTCTGCGCGTCGCCGCAGCTGTTGCGCGTCGCCGCCAAGGTGCACCAATTCCTGACGTTCACGACCGCGCCGAACCTGCAGATGGCGGTGGCCTATGGCCTCGGCAAATCCGACGACTATTTCGTCAACATGCGTGCCGAGCTGTCGCGCAGCCGCGACCGGCTGACAGCCGGGCTCGAGAGCCTCGGCTTCCCCGTGCTGAAGGCGCAGGGGACGTATTTTCTCACCGTCGACCTGTCGCCGCTCGGCCTCAATGAGACCGACGAGCAGTTCTGCCGGCGCATCGTGCATGACTACAAGGTCGCCGCGATTCCGGTGTCGGCGTTCTACGAGAAGGATGCCGTGACCTCCGTCGTCCGGTTCTGCTTCGCCAAGAAGGACGCGACGCTCGACACGGCGCTGGAGCGGCTCTCCGACGCCATTCACCGACGCTAG
- a CDS encoding rhodanese-like domain-containing protein — protein MAVVHDLTPQDVAKGIAEGRILLVDVREPNEVAAEAYPDGIVVPLSAFDPKLIPDPAGKDVVFACRSGKRSVTASMAAQAAGLPYDKHLQGGMLGWKAAGLPIKTGG, from the coding sequence GTGGCTGTTGTGCACGATTTGACCCCGCAGGACGTGGCCAAGGGAATCGCCGAGGGGCGAATTCTCCTGGTCGACGTGCGCGAGCCGAACGAAGTTGCTGCGGAAGCCTATCCCGACGGTATCGTTGTTCCCCTGTCGGCTTTCGACCCGAAGCTGATCCCGGATCCCGCCGGCAAGGACGTCGTGTTCGCCTGCCGCTCCGGCAAGCGCTCGGTGACGGCCTCGATGGCCGCGCAGGCCGCGGGCCTGCCGTATGACAAGCATCTCCAGGGCGGGATGCTCGGCTGGAAGGCGGCCGGCCTGCCGATCAAGACCGGCGGCTGA
- a CDS encoding potassium transporter Kup, with protein sequence MTADIAATPAETPATNGHGDAHSTASFTALTLGSIGVVYGDIGTSPLYALREAVMAASSSGEPAPHAVMGVISLILWALIVVVTLKYVVILLRADNHGEGGTLALMALAQRGVTRGASIIVLLGIISGALFYGDAVITPALSVLSAIEGVKLVTAAFDPYVVPMTIIILVMLFAVQVRGTAKVAAFFGPIMLLWFVVIGVAALPPILRHPEVLWAINPFNAVTFMLHHGIIGFITLGAVFLAVTGAEALYADLGHFGKRPIQTAWLFIVLPSLALNYLGQGALVIADAKAIENPFFLMFPDWALIPMVALATVATVIASQAVITGAYSLTRQAIQLGLLPRFEIRHTSEAHSGQIYIPRITKLLLVSVVLLVLLFKSSSALASAYGISVTGTMVVTAMMGFVVIWKVWRWSPFAAAALIAPFLFLDLTFLSANLLKVLEGGWVPLALGGFVMTLMYTWRRGSRLLFEKSRKLEFPLADLVEMLEKRPPQRVAGTAVFLTSDPLSAPTALMHSLKHYKVLHEKNVILTIETAPTPRIDPSERVRLEQISPTFSKVTLRFGFMESPNVPRALAIARKLGWQFDIMSTSFFLSRRALKPAAHSGMPRWQDHLFITMSRSANDATDYFQIPSGRVVEVGTQVTI encoded by the coding sequence ATGACAGCCGACATCGCAGCCACGCCCGCGGAAACGCCGGCGACCAACGGGCATGGCGATGCCCATTCCACGGCCAGTTTCACCGCCCTGACATTGGGGAGCATCGGGGTCGTCTATGGCGACATCGGCACCAGTCCGCTCTACGCGCTGCGCGAAGCCGTGATGGCCGCCAGCAGCAGCGGTGAGCCGGCGCCGCACGCCGTGATGGGCGTAATCTCGCTGATCCTGTGGGCGCTGATCGTCGTGGTCACCCTGAAATACGTCGTCATCCTGCTGCGCGCCGACAACCATGGCGAGGGTGGCACGCTGGCCCTCATGGCCCTGGCTCAGCGCGGGGTCACCCGCGGCGCCAGTATCATCGTCCTGCTCGGCATCATCAGTGGCGCGCTGTTCTATGGCGACGCGGTGATCACGCCGGCTTTGTCGGTGTTGTCGGCGATCGAGGGCGTCAAGCTCGTGACGGCGGCGTTCGACCCTTATGTCGTGCCGATGACGATCATCATCCTGGTCATGCTGTTCGCGGTCCAGGTGCGCGGGACCGCCAAGGTCGCAGCCTTCTTCGGCCCGATCATGCTGCTCTGGTTCGTGGTGATCGGGGTCGCGGCGCTGCCGCCGATCCTGCGCCATCCCGAGGTGCTCTGGGCGATCAACCCGTTCAACGCCGTCACCTTCATGCTCCATCACGGCATCATCGGGTTCATCACGCTCGGTGCCGTGTTCTTGGCCGTGACGGGCGCCGAGGCGCTCTATGCCGACCTCGGCCATTTCGGCAAACGGCCGATCCAGACCGCCTGGCTGTTCATCGTGCTGCCGTCGCTGGCGCTGAACTATCTCGGGCAGGGCGCGCTGGTGATTGCAGACGCCAAGGCGATCGAGAACCCGTTCTTCCTGATGTTTCCGGATTGGGCGCTGATCCCGATGGTCGCGCTGGCCACCGTCGCGACCGTGATCGCGAGCCAGGCCGTGATCACCGGTGCCTATTCGCTGACCCGCCAGGCGATCCAGCTCGGCCTGCTGCCGCGCTTCGAGATCCGCCATACCTCCGAGGCGCATTCCGGCCAGATCTACATTCCGCGGATCACCAAGCTGCTGCTGGTCTCGGTTGTGCTGCTGGTGCTGCTGTTCAAATCCTCCAGCGCGCTGGCCTCGGCCTATGGCATCTCCGTCACCGGCACGATGGTGGTGACGGCGATGATGGGCTTCGTCGTGATCTGGAAGGTCTGGCGGTGGTCGCCGTTCGCGGCGGCTGCGCTGATCGCGCCGTTCCTGTTCCTCGACCTGACCTTCCTGTCGGCGAACCTCCTGAAGGTGCTGGAAGGCGGCTGGGTGCCGCTGGCGCTCGGCGGCTTCGTGATGACGTTGATGTACACGTGGCGGCGCGGCAGCCGGCTGCTGTTCGAGAAGTCGCGCAAGCTGGAATTCCCGCTCGCCGACTTGGTCGAGATGCTGGAGAAGCGGCCGCCGCAGCGGGTCGCCGGCACGGCCGTGTTCCTGACCTCGGATCCGCTGAGCGCGCCGACCGCGCTGATGCACAGCCTCAAGCACTACAAGGTGCTGCACGAGAAAAACGTGATCCTGACGATCGAGACGGCGCCGACGCCGCGCATCGATCCCTCCGAGCGCGTACGGCTGGAGCAGATCAGTCCGACCTTCTCCAAGGTCACGCTCCGCTTCGGCTTCATGGAATCGCCGAACGTGCCGCGGGCACTGGCGATCGCGCGCAAGCTCGGCTGGCAGTTCGACATCATGTCGACCTCGTTCTTCCTGTCGCGCCGTGCGCTGAAGCCGGCGGCGCATTCCGGCATGCCGCGCTGGCAGGATCATCTGTTCATCACGATGAGCCGCTCGGCCAACGACGCCACCGACTATTTCCAGATCCCGAGCGGGCGCGTGGTCGAGGTCGGAACGCAGGTCACGATCTGA